In Streptomyces sp. Li-HN-5-11, the sequence CGGCAGGAGGCGGCCGGGCCATGCCCGCGGCCCGACTCATGGAGGGCTGCCGGCCGTGCCGCTGCCGGGCGGCGGGGAGGACGGCGGCTCCGGCGGCCGGGCGGGCGAGTCGCGGGCCGCCGTGGCGCCGGTGCCCATCCGGCGGCGGGCGGAGTAGCCGGCCAGGCCGACGGCGATGAGCAGGGTGCCGCCGTAGAAGAGCGGGACCGTCCAGAAGTCGGCGCCCAGCTGGCCGATGCCGGTGAGGCCGACGGCGAGGACGGCGACGGCGACCACGGTCCCGAGGGCGTTGGGCCGGCCGGGTTTGATCGCCGTGGAGCCGAGCAGGGCGCCGACGAAGGCGGGCAGCAGGTAGTCGAGGCCGACACTCGGGTTGCCGATCTGCTGCTGGGCCGCGAGCAGCACGCCGGCGAAGCCGACGATCAGCCCAGACGCGGCGAACGCGTAGACGGTGTACTTGCGGGTCGAGATGCCGAGGAGGTCGGCCGCGCGCGGATTGGAGCCGATGACGTACAGGTACCGGCCCAGGGGCAGCCGCTCCAGCACCAGCCAGAGGACGCCCGCGAGGCCGAGCACGTAGAACGCGGGGACCGGCAGGCCGAGGAACATGGAGTCGTAGAGGTCGGTGAAGGAGGCGGGGAGGCCCCGCGGACCGGGGACGATCCGGCCGCCGCCGGTGACCCAGCCCGTGACCGCGTACATCATGCTGCCGGTTCCGAGTGTGGCGATGAACGAGTCGATCCGGCCGAACTCGACGATGACACCGTTGAGGGCACCGGCGACGGTTCCTCCGCCGACGACCACCAGACAGGCGAACGGCCAGGGCCACCCGTCGTTGACGATCAGCTGCATCACCACGACGTGCGCCAGGCCGAGTCCGTAGCCGAGGGAGAGGTCGAACGCGCCGGTCACGATGGGGACCATGGCCGCGAGCGCGAGGACGGCGGGGATCGACTGGTTGGACAGGATCGAGTCGACGGTGTCCAGCGTCGGGAAGGTGCGCGGCAGCGCGAGGGAGAAGACCAGGAAGAGCAGAGCGGTGAGGGCGGCCAGGCCGTAGGCGCCGATGAGGTGGACGCCCGCGCCGTGCCGTCGTCCCGAGTGGCCGGGAGAGCCCGGGCGGCCGCGCCGGCGCGGCGGACCCGGCCGGTCCGGTCGCGGCGGGGGCGAGGAGGAGGGAGGGCCGGTCACGGGTTCGACGCGGTCGTGGACGGGGGCATGGCGGAAGCCGCCCGGGTGAGCCCGGCGACGGTGAGGGACGGGCCGCCCAGCTCGGCCGTCACGGTCCCGCGGACGAAGACCAGGGCCCGCCGGCACAGGGTGGCGACCTCTTCGAAGTCGGTGGAGACCAGCAGGATCGCGAGG encodes:
- a CDS encoding ABC transporter permease, giving the protein MTGPPSSSPPPRPDRPGPPRRRGRPGSPGHSGRRHGAGVHLIGAYGLAALTALLFLVFSLALPRTFPTLDTVDSILSNQSIPAVLALAAMVPIVTGAFDLSLGYGLGLAHVVVMQLIVNDGWPWPFACLVVVGGGTVAGALNGVIVEFGRIDSFIATLGTGSMMYAVTGWVTGGGRIVPGPRGLPASFTDLYDSMFLGLPVPAFYVLGLAGVLWLVLERLPLGRYLYVIGSNPRAADLLGISTRKYTVYAFAASGLIVGFAGVLLAAQQQIGNPSVGLDYLLPAFVGALLGSTAIKPGRPNALGTVVAVAVLAVGLTGIGQLGADFWTVPLFYGGTLLIAVGLAGYSARRRMGTGATAARDSPARPPEPPSSPPPGSGTAGSPP